In Fusarium oxysporum f. sp. lycopersici 4287 chromosome 4, whole genome shotgun sequence, a genomic segment contains:
- a CDS encoding prenylcysteine oxidase/farnesylcysteine lyase: protein MTVIWDGYEFVFQTTEGSWAWWDLAKMFWRYGLAPYRSKQIVDAMIEHFLKLYEAPYFPFKSLTQRAEQLGWNEITSITGEQMLKQNEIDPRFAREILQVGTRVNYASNLAYIHGLETLVSLATDNAMSVESGNWRIFEHMVIESGASISRNTTVASIEKVQKKTRSSSPVYVITTKDASSKDDTSKEYDVEFDNVIIANPWQFSNIKAGEGVLDHKIDEIPYTKLHVTLFASPLELSPEFFGLKPGSKAPATVYTTLGEDEEPGKGADGVGRTGFYSISTLKYVVNPKTGQKERVYKIFSPTPVTADFLTRLLGTDIPDSVISGKLQDDASTSNPISWYHPHWFNSYPVELPRVTFEDPLIGEGVYYTSGIESFVSCMETSALMGKNVARLAVDKFAGISRPEPPNEWEGYEAGDEEEGGIRVQAESEL from the exons ATGACTGTTATATGGGATGGCTACGAGTTCGTCTTCCAGACGACCGAGGGGTCTTGGGCATGGTGGGATCTGGCCAAGATGTTTTGGAGATATGGGCTCGCACCCTACAGGTCCAAACAAATCGTGGATGCCATGATCGAACATTTCCTCAAGTTATACGAAGCCCCTTACTTTCCTTTCAAGTCGCTCACTCAGAGAGCCGAACAATTGGGATGGAACGAGATTACAAGTATAACGGGAGAGCAGATGTTAAAGCAAAAC GAAATTGATCCTCGTTTCGCCCGTGAGATCTTACAGGTTGGCACACGTGTCAACTATGCTTCCAACTTGGCTTATATCCATGGTCTAGAGACTCTA GTTTCGTTGGCAACCGACAACGCGATGTCTGTGGAGAGCGGCAACTGGCGTATCTTTGAGCATATGGTGATAGAGAGCGGAGCTTCTATCTCTCGCAACACGACCGTGGCTTCAATCGAAAAAGTCCAAAAGAAAACGCGGTCATCTTCGCCAGTGTATGTCATCACAACGAAAGATGCTAGCTCAAAGGACGACACTTCGAAAGAATATGATGTCGAGTTTGATAAtgtcatcatcgccaacccCTGGCAGTTCAGTAACATAAAAGCTGGAGAGGGTGTTCTCGATCACAAAATCGATGAGATCCCCTATACTAAACTGCATGTTACACTCTTTGCATCACCTTTGGAGCTCAGTCCCGAATTCTTTGGCTTGAAGCCCGGAAGCAAAGCGCCCGCTACCGTCTACACTACTCTTGGTGAAGACGAAGAACCGGGGAAAGGGGCCGACGGAGTCGGACGTACTGGCTTCTACTCTATTAGCACATTGAAATATGTCGTCAACCCTAAGACAGGTCAGAAGGAGCGTGTCTATAAGATCTTCTCGCCCACACCCGTCACTGCCGATTTCCTCACACGTCTTTTGGGCACCGACATCCCAGACTCTGTGATTTCTGGAAAGTTACAGGATGATGCAAGTACTTCCAATCCTATCTCTTGGTATCATCCTCACTGGTTCAACTCTTACCCTGTTGAGCTCCCTCGTGTCACATTTGAGGACCCTCTTATCGGTGAGGGTGTATACTACACGTCTGGTATTGAGAGCTTCGTGTCATGCATGGAAACCAGTGCTTTGATGGGCAAGAATGTGGCCCGGTTGGCTGTAGATAAATTTGCTGGTATTTCTCGCCCGGAACCACCTAATGAATGGGAGGGATATGAAGCCGGtgacgaagaggagggagGCATTCGTGTTCAGGCTGAAAGTGAACTTTGA